The Flavobacterium sp. 102 genomic interval GCTTTGGCGATTGGAGCGATTGTAGCGCCACTTTTAGGCGGAATCAACCAAGCATTTCAATTCATCCAAGAATATACCGGAGTAGTCAGTCCGGGCATCTTAGCCATTTTCCTTTTGGGATTATTTTGGAAGAGAACCACTAACCAAGCAGCTATTTGGGGTGCTCTACTATCGATTCCGGTGGCAATGTTTTTCAAAGTCGGGCCAAAAGGTTGGGCTAATGGCACTTCATTAGAATCGGTATTTCCCAACATTCCATTCTTAGACCAAATGGGTTACACCACATTAATTACTATACTCATTATTATGGCTATAAGTTGGATACAAAACAAAGGCGAGGATGACTCGAAAGGTTTCATATTGCACAAAAACACTTTTAAAACAAGTGCTTCTTTTAATATTAGTGCTTTTGCCATTATGTTGATTTTGGTGTTTTTATATGCTAAGTTTTGGTAACCATTAATGTTTATGATTCAGCATTTTACTGACATGTTGGAATAATTCCGGAAATTGCATCTTAAATTCATTAGGTGTTTCAAAATAATGCTCAATAATCACTGAAATGAATTCAAAATGATTGGTGTAAGCATAAATTCGAAAGTACTCGGAATCTATTAATTTTTGTCGGTTAGGCGGATGATTTACTTCTTTATGAAGTCGACTATGCTGTTTTCGAAAAGCCAACGAGCTACCATCGTCGCTTCGCAAACTATGGTGATGAATAACATGAGAGAACTCATGGATTCCTAAGTTTAAATTGTCATTATCGATTTCGTATCCTGCAATAAAATCTTTCCATGAAAAAACCACCGCCTTCATTCTCGGATTGAATTCTCCTTTATGGTATTGTTCCGTATTATTTGAATAATATTCTTCGGGATAGATTATTATTTTGTCAAAAGTATCAATCAAGTAACGTCGCATTCCGAAAGTCAGCATCACATAAGTTCCGGCAATCAGCGTTTGCATTTCTCTTGTAATTACAATATCTTCTCTGGGAATAAATTCATATTTCTCCTTAAAAGAGGCCAAGCGGTGGTGAAAATATACTTTGTGCTTGTCTGAAAGTTTGCTGTAGAAAGGAAAATTCTGCCTTAGGAAAAATTCCTCATCATCGTTTATCTTTTTGGTATTCATATACAAATGAACATAAAGCGGTCGATTCAAAATAGCAATCGAAATATCATCCAAAAAACTCATGATAAACATGAAAGAATATAGGAAACCTGCTCCTAAGACAAAAACCATAATAAGAATACCCATTGGCTAAAGATATAAAAAAAGCTCAAGAAATTCTTTAGCTTTTAATATGAACGCGAAGGGTTTCTACCGAACAATATACTTTAAATTTTATATTGGATTGATTCGGCTGTCGTGTAACAAAATGAAACACTAAAGAATCTTATTTCAACAAATAAGATTTTTTTTTTACTTTTATCAAAACTTACTACACTATGAAATCGAAGATTCACGAACACCAAAAAAAATCAACTCTTGTGAGTAAAAAGATACTATTATTATCGTTTCTATTTATTGTCCTTGCAACCAACGCCCAAATAAAGGTTGCCAAGACTGAAGCAAAACCAGTTCTTATCGGTAAGGTGGGAACACCGACTTTGAGTACCGTAGAAATTACGAAGACTGGTGACTTAGTTACCTTTAAATACCAGAATAACAATAAGCCCCAAATAGCTGAATTCAAAACCTTCAGCTTTAAAGATATTGATGATGCCTTAGAAGGATTTTATTCTGTTATCAAAGATGGTCTTACAGCTCAACCGAAAGAAGATATTAAGATTGAATTGCCCAATGAAACAGTGAGCCTTCAATTCACAAAAGCCATGAATATTGCCAGCGTGAAGATGAAGATAAGTTATAACAATGGCGAAGAAGGCGGAACAACAGTATGGTTAACCCAAAAGCAAATTGATAAGTTATTCAACAAATTATAAATTTACGTTTTGAAAATACGCAGGGTTGACTTCGTCTTCCCAGACAAAGCTCCGCTTTGAAAATAAAACAGCCAATAAAATGCTCAAGTAAACTTGGACATTTTATCGGCTATTCTATTTATGTGTGACCCCGGCAGGGTTCGAACCTGCAACCATCAGAGCCGAAATCTGATATTCTATCCAGTTGAACTACGGAGCCATTTTAGAGAGTTAGACTATATTATGTTAATAATTTTTTAACGATAGTCGAAACGGTTTTACCATCCGTTTTTCCGGCCAAGGCTGCTGAGGCTTTCCCCATAACTTGTCCCATGGAAGCCATACCTGAAAACCCACCTTCAGTGATGATTTTCGAAACGATTGCTTCCACTTCTGCTTCTGATAATTGTGCCGGCAGGAACTTTTCGATTACGGCTACTTGCGCTAATTCAGGTTCAGCTAAGTCGGCGCGATTTTGCTCAGTATAAATATTAGCGCTGTCTTTTCTTTGTTTTACCAAACGTTGCAATAATTTGATTTCGTCTTCAGAAGATAAAGTTTCGCTGGCACCGGCTTCGGTTTTGGCTAAAATAATACCCGATTTAATCGCTCTTAACGCTTCTAAAGCGACTGTATCTTTGGCTCTCATGGCGTTTTTCATTTCGTCCATGATTTGTGTTTCTAAACTCATATTTAGATTATTAGATTGTTAGACTTATTAGATTTTTAGATTTTTCTAAAAATTATGACTTTTTAGCCCCGATTGTAGCAAGTATCCTCGAAGAGATACTGCGGAAAGCGGGAATACGGATTACTGAAACAGCCCGAACCTTTCGCTCCCAATTAAAATCAGGACTAGTCAAAAAGCACTGCGAAGTTAAAAAAATAACCCGAAAATCGCAAAGCAATTTTCGGGTCATCTGATTAGAAAAATGGCAGACTAATCTACATTATCGTGCAAGAAGGAATTATTGGTTCTGATTTGCAAATCGTCGTTACTATCAGTTCCCAAAGACATTCTTGAATTTGAAGTATTGCCGGCGTTGTTTGACAGGTCAACCCCTAATCTTTTATAAGCTGGTTCTTTTTCCATTTCCTCAATTCTTGACGGATTGTTGTGGAATTTGTAATTGAACTCTTTTAATTTTCTTCTGCGTTCATCAGCTCTGTGTTTCAAAGTTTCTTCAATGGTCATTTCTACCGGAGAAGCATCGTCAAAATAGTTTACTGAAGCTGTTTGTGGTTTTTCGGTTTCGGCAACCGGTTTCATGGTGATGTTTAATTCCTCAGCGATTGGCTCTTCAACGATTTTAGCAACCGGTTTTGAGTTTAGCAAGTCGTTTTCCAACTCCATGTATTCTTCCAAAGAATATTTAATCACACCACCTTCGTTCAACTCCGTTACCGGAACAAACTGTACAGGCTCGTTTACCACAATGTCATTGGCGTCAGAAAGGTCGAAAACAATTCGGCTTTCTTCTACTGGTTGAACAGCTTCAACAACTTCTACTCTCTCAAATACTGGCGTTGCAGCCGGCATATCGAAGGTGAAAGTGATTTGCTCTTCTTCAATGATATTTTGTGGCTCAACCACTCTCATCTCACGTACTTCTGGTGTTGTTACTTTGTAATCGATGTCCATGATAGGCGATACGATTTCGAAAGTCACATCTAAGTTGCGGATGAATTGATTCATTGCAATTAATTCGTTATCATCAATAGCAGTCGGAGCAGTTGGTGTTTCTACTTCTTCTTCTATTAATTCGAATACGATTTTTTCTTCTTTTACTTCCGCTTTAGCTCCGTTCAATTCGGCTTCGCCTCGGGTTGGCGAGTCAGTGTTGGTTTGGAAAACTTCTACCGTTTTTTGGGTTAAGTCGCGCACCAATTTTTGATCGTCTTCTAAAGCGTGAACAATTTTCTTGGCTTCTATGTTTAAAAGTCCATTTTGTTGTTCTTGATTAAAACCTGTAGCAATGATAGTTACGGCAATTGAATCTCCTAACGTTTCGTCTTCACCAACACCCATGATGATATTGGCATTGTGACCGGCTTCCGATTGGATATGGTCGTTGATTTCTCCGATTTCATCAATGGTGATTTCATTATTACCAGAAACGATAAGCAACAATACGTTTTTGGCACCGGAGATCTTATTATCATTTAATAATGGAGAATCTAAGGCAGAAATTATAGCATCTTTTGCTCTATTTTCGCCATTAGCAGTAGCAGAACCCATGATGGCTCTTCCACTATTTTCCAATACGGTTTTTGCGTCTTTTAAATCGATATTTTGTGTGTAGTGGTGTGTAATTACTTCTGCGATACCACGAGAAGCAGTAGCCAACACTTCATCAGCTTTAGAGAAACCTGCTTTGAAACCTAAGTTTCCGTACACTTCTCTCAATTTATTGTTATTGATAACAATCAAAGAATCTACTTGTTTTCTTAATTTCTCAACACCCAACAACGCTTGTTCCGAACGTACTTTACCTTCAAACTGGAAAGGAATCGTAACGATACCAACGGTTAGAATATCTCTTTCTTTCGCTAATTGTGCGATTACCGGAGCAGCACCGGTTCCTGTCCCACCGCCCATTCCGGCTGTGATGAAGACCATTTTGGTATTGCTGTCCAACATTTTTTCAATGTCGCCCACACTTTCTAATGCGGATTGTTGTCCTACATCGGGATTTGCGCCTGCGCCAAGTCCTTCGGTTAAGTTTACACCCAACTGAATTTTATTCGGCACCGGACTGTTTTGAAGTGCTTGTGAGTCGGTATTACAAACGATGAAATCTACACCTTTGATTCCCTGTTTGAACATGTGATTGATAGCGTTACTTCCGCCGCCACCAACACCGATTACTTTGATCACATTTGATTGATTCTTTGGTAAATCAAATGAGATGCTTCCAAATTCTGAGTTGCTTATCATACTATTTTGGTGTTAGGTATTTATTCTATTCTGCGTTATCTAAAAAATCTTTAATCTTGTCTACATAGCGGTCAAAAAACGAGCGCCTGATTTTACTTTCAGTAGTCTCTGGCTCGGGTTTTTCTTCTACTACTACTTCATTCGAAACCTCTTCTTCTTTTGGTTCAAAAACCGGTTGTTGTGCTATTGGTTTCGGCGCTTCCTGAGCTACCTCTTTTAATTCAATTTTGTAAGCACTATTCGAATTGTTTTCGATGCTGTTCATTACCAATCCAACTGCGGTGGCAAATAACGGACTTGAAATTTCTTCTCCCGAATTGCCTGC includes:
- a CDS encoding GatB/YqeY domain-containing protein, which codes for MSLETQIMDEMKNAMRAKDTVALEALRAIKSGIILAKTEAGASETLSSEDEIKLLQRLVKQRKDSANIYTEQNRADLAEPELAQVAVIEKFLPAQLSEAEVEAIVSKIITEGGFSGMASMGQVMGKASAALAGKTDGKTVSTIVKKLLT
- the ftsZ gene encoding cell division protein FtsZ, encoding MISNSEFGSISFDLPKNQSNVIKVIGVGGGGSNAINHMFKQGIKGVDFIVCNTDSQALQNSPVPNKIQLGVNLTEGLGAGANPDVGQQSALESVGDIEKMLDSNTKMVFITAGMGGGTGTGAAPVIAQLAKERDILTVGIVTIPFQFEGKVRSEQALLGVEKLRKQVDSLIVINNNKLREVYGNLGFKAGFSKADEVLATASRGIAEVITHHYTQNIDLKDAKTVLENSGRAIMGSATANGENRAKDAIISALDSPLLNDNKISGAKNVLLLIVSGNNEITIDEIGEINDHIQSEAGHNANIIMGVGEDETLGDSIAVTIIATGFNQEQQNGLLNIEAKKIVHALEDDQKLVRDLTQKTVEVFQTNTDSPTRGEAELNGAKAEVKEEKIVFELIEEEVETPTAPTAIDDNELIAMNQFIRNLDVTFEIVSPIMDIDYKVTTPEVREMRVVEPQNIIEEEQITFTFDMPAATPVFERVEVVEAVQPVEESRIVFDLSDANDIVVNEPVQFVPVTELNEGGVIKYSLEEYMELENDLLNSKPVAKIVEEPIAEELNITMKPVAETEKPQTASVNYFDDASPVEMTIEETLKHRADERRRKLKEFNYKFHNNPSRIEEMEKEPAYKRLGVDLSNNAGNTSNSRMSLGTDSNDDLQIRTNNSFLHDNVD
- a CDS encoding zinc-dependent peptidase, with the protein product MGILIMVFVLGAGFLYSFMFIMSFLDDISIAILNRPLYVHLYMNTKKINDDEEFFLRQNFPFYSKLSDKHKVYFHHRLASFKEKYEFIPREDIVITREMQTLIAGTYVMLTFGMRRYLIDTFDKIIIYPEEYYSNNTEQYHKGEFNPRMKAVVFSWKDFIAGYEIDNDNLNLGIHEFSHVIHHHSLRSDDGSSLAFRKQHSRLHKEVNHPPNRQKLIDSEYFRIYAYTNHFEFISVIIEHYFETPNEFKMQFPELFQHVSKMLNHKH